CGGCATTCTGCCACGCTTTACGGAAATAATCTTCCTGCTTTGCTGCATCATAACCCACCATCACCGCCCCGGATTTATACGAAAACCCAGCAGGCTCACAGATCTCAAAGCCAATATGGGTATTGTTGGCGGATCCTCCTGCATGCCAACCGCGATGATTCCAAGGCAGGTATTGCCAAATCTCTTTATCGTCTACAAAAGCATGTACACATACCTGCCTGTTTATTTCACCGGCTTTGTAAGATTTGTTCCAACGGGAAAACCACTCAGCCGCCATTACACCCGGCACAGCCGTCGAATGTACCATGATTCCTTTAGGCGTGATTTTGCGGCCTGCTGTATAGCAATCGTTTCGCGTCATGTATTTAGTAAAAAGCTTCATTTCTTTTCATCCTCCTCATTTGAGTGGCCATGCAGTTGTTCCAATGCGTTCTTCAGCTTTTCAGGAATGGGCAGTCCTATATGTGCTGCATTCTCAAGAATTGAAATTCCCTCGTTACTCAGGTAAAAGAAAATCACCGCTGTCCGGATTGCCCCGCCGTTGCCGAGCACCTGGCTGTCGATGATGTGTCCTACACCTACAAGTACAAAAATAAGCACTTTCTTAAAGATGCCCTTGGCTCCGACTTCACTCGAAAGCTTTTTGTCTACAATGGCACACATCACGCCGGTCACATAGTCAATGGCCACAAAAGCGATGAGCGCATATAAAAATCCATCCAGCCCTCCAAGAAACCAGCCAAGAAATCCACCAATAGCAGTAAAAACCGCCTGTACCCAGTTCCATACTGTTTTCATTGTCTTAAACCTCCGTTCAACTTGAGTTTTGCATATAAAAAAGCGCCCTGCCTTAAAGCAAAGCGCTGAATATATAAAACTTTTAACCTATATTTGCTTCGGAAGCGCCTCCCACAGCCGCATATCCTCCTGCCCAAGCGACCAGATGGCTATACCTCGCAATTTCCATCGATAAGCCGCTTCGTTTGCCCAGTAAACAAGGCTGTCTGCATCCTGATAATACAGAATAGAAAAACCATCCGCATCTCCGAGGAAGAGACGGGATATCCAGATATTGATGTCTTTTGATATAATTTTTACTTCATAGTCATTACCGCAGGAAAGCGTCAAAAGCTGCGAGTGGAAAAAATCATAGTCCATCGAAATGTCCTCATTGCGAGTTGCCGATTCCTCCACATCGTTATTTACTGAAAACACCTGAAATTCATCATCCCACGTGACACCAGTGCGAGCAAGCCTGCCAAAGCTGGTTATATTTCCATCCGGAAGTTCCACATCAAAACGCTCGTATGGTTCATATACCCACGCATCGCCCAGCCGCAGCAGCTCGCATACCGTCCGGT
This portion of the Keratinibaculum paraultunense genome encodes:
- a CDS encoding phage holin family protein; this encodes MKTVWNWVQAVFTAIGGFLGWFLGGLDGFLYALIAFVAIDYVTGVMCAIVDKKLSSEVGAKGIFKKVLIFVLVGVGHIIDSQVLGNGGAIRTAVIFFYLSNEGISILENAAHIGLPIPEKLKNALEQLHGHSNEEDEKK